Proteins from a single region of Xiphophorus maculatus strain JP 163 A chromosome 22, X_maculatus-5.0-male, whole genome shotgun sequence:
- the znf318 gene encoding zinc finger protein 318, which yields MFRGRPPFRGYPPPARPYPSQGYRDDRARPKPPYHQDYPEYRDYGASEAYHRRHPSPGPGGHRGGDFWTGGPPPERSPPHRGPAHLDHNLVISVGNELTGPPHYHDRDYLPRPEYERSGSRGQSPDRSRGRSKSRHRGESRSPDRSRGRSKSRHRGESRSPDRSRGRSKSRHRGESRSPDRSQGRSKSRAKSRGRSKSRARSKSRSRSRSPRKSRGRSRSFSSSSSSSSSSIRDKNDPSRKQFKELELARRRREVEELLGQPTKSILKKHNSYENSPSFRSSDSPRDLDRTMARVADQLMQAVKLNDPHAVAAVLSELRSDPQMSQRANLNNEIKEILNLLGVAEPVGGVPQKVLDDIDDEEKFLYGELEEPRMSAAPEPERHHSLDLYGDVTEDSLYSDLPSQRAMAGQVYNCPPIISPHLQVTSSVSEPNRHMSQPSINPDQNVMAYPPGTEPLEESERQALEEYEKIQDLLKTIGLDLGVGEISKMAARTKERLHGNKQPPKTPTRRQRYSSGSSNGSRHSRGRSRRSQSGSSSSSRSRSHSHGRGTKRGASWSSEDHESKKTTAAKTSKDWEVKETKNEWSTPTLPQSQTSDPAPIPTHTGMHIPTYPPPQLPGMMPPNYPPSAYSQYGNYLPYIHQQWPPMYPPPNMALPPQPAIENLTPPPTYKKAYRKPTPDTGPLGFARSVGQEEQRRRSQDQSISDEQNNESEKLKVLEEREKLRQEREVRMTKKEYLIKELERLRKQQGELLRKKRREKDGHKDPLLQEINRLQDEVMAKISNLRKEHEAAERKRSEIEKVAQILGLSPLDRPGKISKLNKIRDQEELPPKSEKREQGRNPEEQPAAGSAALKATPATSTKASPERQLSTAEAPPPDPFEYYDAGNHWCKNCNITSGSMFDFFTHLHSKPHRKTLDPYDRPWASGPTKTPKTTSGNAKQTKPAKGSEFLVPVRGFFCLLCKEFYGDAICAEEHVITHFHNEKYKKQMLENPLYEQRRNLDRQAGLGLEAGGKKRKYDDDDKDRDEKSKNKKEKKKEEEAAETCDEKIKVKQEEEEQKVKATRKSLEEDKLYSKKDEDEKYKHSKKEEKHNSRENEDRNSRYRGSSRDEEYRHRHRRDDDGHPKYGNKYTEDKYKQEKCSDSRSKHDRDEGKQKAEPEKPGGKPDVRKSEPPAKPYELPKIFCGPSPAMRAKLRKQAMEANKAPASAGAATSFGKFTWKKKENQLAKEAQKVAAEFLKDEEAAAKQKPGEEEDSLSKSVAAAKEIAEKLAGEELKSPPWYASGRGQIRPNLRAPVAPLRRASLAGKPASLNTFLNMKPQSTDGGPPGPFPRAPFRPPNPQMFNNKPGPPVSSAGPFGAMSAAPMVTGREQFGPKLPPSMLKPEPCQNTSKPDSAESKPEMKQGPLFPKPALVQSKPATAQSSPSTTSPASLNTASSETLSAPSEVKAAPPKVPPSQPALIKIVSDVAAPGVPESEQTRTVFVKPPPFKSMLAGPQKSEKLQGNLAAAKAQALFDIFYSSLGQAGPSSFSKTETDVRAAKSSPSVPVQNKNRHQNKPELQQQTQTPNTLPTQTHNQSQPPDGPRPQTQEMPESQPQIEPQLQNEPKPLKHTQPQPQDEPTPQPQVQSPKVHHAQSPNEPQPRQQAQQKPGSQPPDHSLHQAEPSHEPQTAPQHRSTEPPNTTPTSPQNGFQSPQTQTDGDIQITSVWSLQDITAPTAKAAGPDPSDPPPHSEQTPPGGLSQSPPSSPGPKSQICPQTKPIRMEPAAEPLFQPEPQFEPQLDQDANSHQETTSEPQPKPKPSPRTRGKAATTKKTPSATPVRQTRSQTRYQTRQQQSQPELEQDPGNQDITASEAKGLESPDLDKETDPPGTAVTPETLGLPSDMTALDFDYTFNFE from the exons ATGTTCCGCGGCCGGCCTCCGTTTAGAGGCTACCCGCCTCCTGCGAGGCCTTACCCGTCACAGGGATATCGGGACGACAGGGCCCGACCGAAACCTCCGTACCACCAGGACTACCCGGAGTACCGGGACTACGGAGCTTCGGAAGCCTACCACAGGAGGCACCCGTCCCCCGGCCCCGGAGGCCACCGCGGCGGGGACTTTTGGACCGGAGGTCCGCCTCCTGAG AGGTCTCCGCCTCACAGAGGACCAGCTCACCTGGACCACAACCTGGTCATCAGCGTGGGGAACGAGCTGACTGGCCCACCGCACTACCACGACAG AGATTACCTTCCCCGACCTGAATATGAGCGGAGTGGTAGCAGGGGCCAAAGTCCAGACAGGAGCCGGGGACGCAGCAAGAGTCGTCACCGCGGAGAGAGTCGGAGTCCAGACAGAAGCCGGGGACGCAGCAAGAGTCGTCACCGCGGAGAGAGTCGGAGTCCAGACAGAAGCCGGGGACGCAGCAAGAGTCGTCACCGCGGAGAGAGTCGGAGTCCAGACAGAAGCCAGGGACGCAGCAAAAGCCGGGCCAAGAGTCGTGGGCGGAGCAAGAGTCGAGCACGCAGCAAGTCTAGATCCAGGTCCAGATCTCCCAGGAAGAGCAGAGGAAGGAGTCGTAGTTTCAGCAGTTCGagctccagcagctccagttCCATCAGAGACAAGAATGATCCGTCCAGGAAGCAGTTTAAAGAGCTGGAGCTGGCCCGACGCAGGAGGGAGGTAGAGGAGCTCCTGGGTCAACCTACCAAATCCATCCTGAAGAAGCACAACAGTTACGAAAACTCGCCGTCTTTTCGG AGCTCCGACTCGCCCAGGGATCTGGACCGCACCATGGCTCGTGTTGCCGACCAGCTGATGCAGGCTGTTAAGCTGAACGACCCGCATGCTGTGGCAGCTGTTCTCTCAGAACTGCGGTCCGACCCGCAGATGTCTCAGCGGGCCAACCTCAACAATGAGATCAAAGAAATCCTGAACCTGTTGGGCGTGGCAGAGCCAGTGGGCGGAGTTCCACAGAAAGTCCTGGACGATATCGATGATGAGGAAAAGTTTCTGTATGGAGAATTGGAGGAGCCCAGAATGTCAGCGGCACCAGAGCCAGAGCGACATCACAGCCTGGATCTGTACGGAGACGTGACGGAAGACTCGCTGTACTCTGATCTCCCCTCGCAAAGAGCCATGGCCGGTCAGGTGTACAACTGCCCTCCAATCATTTCACCACATCTTCAGGTCACTTCATCTGTGAGTGAGCCAAACAGGCACATGAGTCAGCCCAGCATCAACCCCGACCAGAATGTCATGGCCTATCCTCCGGGAACAGAGCCACTGGAGGAGAGTGAGCGCCAGGCGTTGGAGGAGTACGAGAAGATCCAGGATCTCCTGAAAACCATCGGGCTTGACCTGGGCGTTGGAGAGATCAGCAAGATGGCTGCCAGGACCAAGGAGCGCCTTCATGGCAACAAGCAGCCTCCAAAGACACCCACGCGGCGACAACGATACTCTTCCGGCAGCTCCAACGGCAGCCGCCATAGCCGAGGCCGGAGCAGGCGGAGCCAGAGCGGCAGttcaagcagcagcagaagtcGCAGTCACAGTCATGGGCGGGGCACCAAACGGGGGGCCAGCTGGAGCAGTGAGGACCATGAGTCCAAGAAGACCACAGCTGCTAAAACTTCCAAAGATTGGGAGGTCAAGGAGACAAAGAACGAGTGGAGTACACCAACGCTGCCTCAGAGTCAGACCTCTGATCCCGCCCCCATCCCGACTCACACAGGCATGCACATTCCTACTTACCCTCCCCCACAGCTCCCTGGCATGATGCCCCCAAACTACCCTCCTTCAGCATACAGCCAGTATGGAAATTACTTGCCCTACATCCATCAGCAGTGGCCCCCCATGTACCCACCGCCTAACATGGCCCTGCCCCCTCAGCCTGCCATAGAGAACCTCACGCCGCCTCCCACCTACAAAAAGGCTTACAGAAAACCCACCCCAGACACGGGGCCCTTAG GTTTTGCGAGGAGTGTTGGTCAGGAAGAGCAGCGGCGGAGGAGTCAGGACCAGAGCATTTCTGACGAGCAGAACAACGAAAGTGAGAAACTAAAG gttcTGGAGGAGCGGGAGAAGCTGAGGCAGGAGAGGGAGGTCAGAATGACCAAGAAAGAATATCTGATAAAGGAGCTGGAGCGGCTCAGGAAGCAGCAAG GCGAGCTGCTGAGGAAGAAGCGCCGTGAGAAGGATGGCCATAAGGACCCCCTGCTGCAGGAGATAAACCGCCTGCAGGACGAGGTCATGGCGAAGATCTCCAACCTCCGCAAGGAGCACGAGGCTGCCGAGAGGAAGCGCAGCGAGATCGAGAAAGTCGCGCAAATACTTGGCCTGAGCCCTTTAGATCGTCCCGGCAAGATCAGCAAGCTGAATAAAATCCGGGACCAGGAGGAGTTGCCTCCAAAGAGTGAGAAACGGGAGCAGGGGAGGAACCCAGAGGAGCAACCAGCTGCCGGCAGCGCCGCCTTAAAG gCAACCCCAGCGACTTCGACAAAGGCGTCGCCAGAACGGCAGCTCTCCACcgctgaggctccgccccctgacCCATTTGAGTATTATGACGCTGGGAACCACTGGTGCAAAAACTGTAACATCACCTCTGGCTccatgtttgactttttcacTCACTTACACAGCAAACCGCACCGCAAG aCTTTGGATCCGTACGATCGGCCCTGGGCCTCCGGTCCCACCAAGACCCCTAAGACCACCTCAGGAAACGCCAAGCAGACCAAACCAGCCAAAG GGTCGGAGTTCCTGGTTCCTGTCAGAGGGTTCTTCTGCCTGCTGTGTAAGGAGTTTTATGGAGACGCCATCTGTGCTGAGGAACACGTCATCACACACTTTCATAATGAGAAATACAAG AAACAAATGTTGGAGAATCCGCTGTATGAGCAGAGGAGGAACCTGGACCGCCAGGCGGGCCTGGGTTTGGAGGCAGGCGGAAAGAAACGCAAATATGACGACGACGATAAAGACAGAGAcgaaaagagcaaaaacaaaaaggagaaaaagaaggaagaggaggctgCCGAGACCTGCGATGAAAAGATCAAAGTAaaacaagaggaagaggagcagaaagtGAAGGCAACCAGAAAGAGCCTGGAGGAAGACAAGCTTTACAGCAAGAAAGATGAGGATGAAAAgtacaaacacagcaaaaaggAGGAGAAACACAACAGCAGAGAGAATGAAGACAGGAACAGCCGGTACAGAGGCAGCAGTCGAGACGAAGAGTATCGGCACCGCCATCGCAGGGACGACGACGGTCATCCAAAGTACGGCAATAAATACACCGAGGACAAATACAAGCAGGAGAAATGTTCAGATTCCAGATCTAAACATGACCGAGATGAAGGGAAGCAAAAAGCCGAGCCTGAGAAACCAGGAGGGAAACCAGACGTCAGGAAGTCTGAACCTCCGGCAAAACCCTACGAGCTGCCCAAGATCTTCTGTGGGCCGAGTCCGGCCATGAGGGCGAAGCTCCGCAAGCAGGCGATGGAGGCCAACAAAGCACCGGCCTCTGCAGGCGCCGCTACTTCGTTTGGGAAGTTCACatggaagaagaaggagaacCAGCTGGCGAAGGAAGCCCAGAAAGTTGCAGCAGAGTTCCTCAAGGACGAAGAAGCGGCTGCAAAGCAGAAGCCAGGTGAAGAAGAGGACTCCTTGTCGAAGTCAGTGGCCGCTGCCAAAGAGATTGCTGAGAAGCTGGCCGGTGAGGAGCTAAAATCTCCACCTTGGTACGCGTCTGGTCGAGGACAGATCCGGCCAAACCTCCGTGCTCCTGTGGCTCCGCTGAGGAGAGCTTCCCTGGCAGGAAAACCTGCATCCCTTAACACATTTCTGAACATGAAACCCCAAAGCACCGATGGAGGTCCACCAGGGCCTTTTCCTAGGGCCCCTTTCAGGCCTCCAAATCCACAGATGTTCAACAACAAACCCGGGCCTCCAGTAAGCTCTGCTGGACCGTTTGGGGCAATGTCTGCTGCACCCATGGTGACTGGAAGAGAGCAGTTCGGTCCTAAACTCCCCCCTTCAATGTTGAAACCTGAACCGTGTCAGAATACCTCTAAGCCTGATTCAGCTGAGTCTAAACCTGAAATGAAGCAAGGGCCACTGTTCCCTAAACCTGCTCTGGTCCAGTCAAAGCCTGCAACAGCACAGAGTAGTCCTTCAACAACTTCCCCTGCATCGTTAAACACAGCATCCTCAGAAACTCTGTCTGCTCCATCAGAGGTTAAAGCTGCTCCACCCAAAGTTCCGCCTTCACAACCAGCGTTGATAAAGATTGTGTCCGACGTGGCGGCTCCTGGCGTCCCGGAAAGTGAGCAGACTCGCACCGTGTTCGTCAAGCCACCTCCTTTCAAGAGCATGTTAGCGGGGCCTCAGAAGTCGGAGAAGCTCCAAGGCAACCTGGCTGCAGCCAAGGCGCAGGCTTTATTTGACATCTTCTACAGCAGCCTCGGCCAAGCCGGCCCTTCCTCTTTCTCCAAAACAGAAACCGACGTTAGAGCTGCTAAAAGTTCTCCTTCAGTCCCCGTCCAAAATAAGAATCGGCACCAAAATAAACCTGAACTCCAACAACAAACCCAAACACCAAATACACTCCCAACTCAGACccacaaccaatcacagccccCAGATGGACCCAGACCCCAAACACAGGAAATGCCTGAATCCCAACCTCAGATTGAACCACAACTCCAAAATGAACCTAAACCCCTAAAACACACCCAACCACAACCTCAAGATGAACCCACACCACAACCTCAGGTCCAGTCACCAAAGGTACACCATGCTCAGTCCCCCAACGAACCCCAACCTCGACAACAAGCCCAACAAAAACCAGGATCTCAACCCCCGGATCATTCTCTACATCAGGCGGAGCCGTCACACGAACCTCAAACGGCCCCCCAGCACCGTTCTACTGAACCTCCAAATACAACACCAACTTCTCCACAGAACGGGTTTCAAAGCCCACAAACCCAAACTGATGGTGACATTCAGATTACCTCTGTTTGGTCTCTTCAGGACATCACAGCTCCAACAGCTAAAGCTGCAGGTCCTGACCCATCTGACCCACCGCCTCACTCAGAACAGACTCCACCAGGAGGATTGTCTCAAAGTCCACCCTCTAGTCCTGGGCCCAAATCTCAAATCTGCCCACAGACGAAGCCCATTAGGATGGAACCAGCAGCTGAGCCACTGTTCCAGCCAGAACCTCAGTTTGAACCCCAACTGGACCAGGATGCTAATTCACATCAAGAGACGACTTCAGAACCACAGCCTAAACCCAAACCAAGTCCTAGAACCAGAGGTAAGGCAGCAACGACGAAGAAGACCCCTTCTGCCACTCCGGTTCGTCAGACCCGCTCCCAGACCCGATACCAGACCCGTCAACAGCAGAGTCAACCAGAACTCGAACAGGACCCAGGGAACCAGGACATCACGGCGTCAGAAGCTAAAGGTCTGGAGTCTCCTGATCTGGACAAAGAGACGGATCCTCCAGGGACGGCGGTCACCCCGGAGACCTTGGGTCTCCCTTCAGACATGACCGCCCTGGACTTTGACTACACTTTTAACTTTGAGTAG